The stretch of DNA TCGGTTCGTCTTCGTGATCACCTTTAAACTGAAGATCTTCATAGCCAGGTGCGTCGATGCGAATCAAGACTTGGCCTACAGTCGCTACTGTACTCTCTTCAATCAGCACTTCCTCCACTTTTCCTGCTACAGGAGAAGGGATTTCAACGACTGCTTTATCGTTTTGAACTTCACATAAAATATCATCTTCGCCAATGGTGTCGCCTGCTTTGACAAACCATTTCACTATTTCGCCTTCGTGTATACCTTCACCGATATCCGGTAATCGAAATTCAAATGCCACAAAATTCACCCTTTCAGTTGTGAGTGTCTATCATCTTCAATTCAAAAGACGGTCAAGAAATTCTATGTGCTAACTTGTACCGACTTTTTGAACTTCTTATTAGAATGTAAGTACTTTTTTTGCTGTTAGTACAATATCCTTCGAGTTTGGTAACCAAACTGATTCCGCTTGAGCGAATGGGAAGATTGTATCAGGTGCAAATACTCGTAATACTGGCGCTTCTAGACTTAAGATTGCACGTTCGTTAATTTCAGCTACAACGTTAGCAGCAATACCTGCTTGTTTTTGTGCTTCTTGAACGACAACCGCTCGACCTGTTTTTTCAACAGATGCAATGATTGTTTCAATATCCAAAGGTTGCACAGTACGTAAATCGATGACTTCTACTGAGTAGTTTTCTTTTTCAAGTTCTTCTGCAGCTTTCAAGCTATCGTGTACCATTGCACCATAAGCAATAATTGTTAAGTCTGTACCTTCACGTTTTACTTCCGCTTTACCCAAAGGAATTGTGTATTCTTCTTCAGGTACTTCTTCACGGAATGAACGGTATAATTTCATGTGCTCCAAGAAAATAACTGGGTCATTATCACGGATTGCAGAAATTAATAATCCTTTTGCATCGTAAGGAGAAGATGGAATAACTACTTTCAAACCAGGTTGAGAAGCAACTAGACCCTCTAAGCTGTCAGCATGCATTTCAGGAGTATGAACGCCTCCACCAAATGGAGATCGGATAGTTACCGGCGCATTGTATTTGCCTCCACTGCGGAAACGCATACGAGCCAATTGACCACTGATTGAATCCATTACTTCATAAACGAAACCGAAGAATTGGATTTCCGGTACTGGACGGAAGCCTTCAAGTGAAAGACCAACCGCTAAGCCACCGATTCCTGATTCAGCAAGAGGTGTATCAAATACACGGTCTTCACCGAATTCTTTTTGTAAACCTTCAGTTGCACGGAATACACCGCCGTTATTTCCAACGTCTTCACCGAAGACGAGGACGTTTTCATCATTCTTTAGCTCTGTACGGAGTGCATCCGTAATTGCTTGAATCATCGTCATTTGTGCCATCGGTTACTTCGACTCCTTCTCTTTGTAAAGTTCATATTGTTCTTTTAAGTGATATGGCATTTCTACGTTTGGATCATACATAATTTCCATTAGATCCGTCACTTTTTGTTTCGGAGCAGCATCAGCTGTTTTAATGGCATCTTTGATTTCTTCTTTAGCTTGTTCGATCACTTCATTTTCTTTTTCTTCATTCCAAAGATCTTTTGCTTCTAAATAAGCACGGAATCGAACTAATGGATCTTTCTTTTCCCACTCTGAATCCGTATCAGATGTACGGTAACGTGTCGGGTCATCCCCAGCCATCGTATGTGGTCCATAACGGTAACATAATGTTTCAATTAATGTTGGGCCTTCACCATTTACTGCACGTTCACGAGCGTCGCGTGTTGCAACATAAACTGCCAATGGATCCATTCCATCAACTAGGATACTTGGAATACCTGCTGCAATCCCTTTTTGAGCGATTGTTTTAGCAGCAGTTTGCAATTCACGTGGAGTTGAGATTGCATATTGGTTATTTTGAACAATGAATATAGCTGGAGAGCGGAAAGCACCTGCAAAGTTAATACCTTCGTAGAAGTCACCTTGCGAAGAACCACCGTCACCTGTATAAGTCACAGCAACTGATTTTTTCCCGCGTTTTTGCATACCAAGAGCAACACCTGCAGCTTGGATGATTTGAGCACCAATAATGATTTGTGGTGGGAATACTTTCACGTTTTCAGGAATCTGATTCCCCATGAAGTGTCCTCTTGAGAATAGGAACGCTTGTGAAAGTGGCAATCCGTGCCAGATCATTTGAGGTACATCGCGGTACCCTGGTAGGATGAAATCTTCTTTTTCAAGAGCATAATGAGAAGCTAATTGAGAAGCTTCTTGTCCAGCTGTTGGTGCATAGAAACCTAAACGACCTTGTCTGTTTAAAGAAATAGAACGTTGGTCAAGAATACGTGTATACACCATGCGGCGCATTAACTCGACTAATTCATCATCTGATAAATTTGGATCTGCGTCTTTGTTAACAATTTCGCCTTCTTCATTCAAAATCTGAAACATTTCAAATTTTTCTTCGATCGCTTGAAGTGTTTCTACTGGTCCTAATTGCTTGGCATTTTTTGCAGCCATGTTAACACCTCTCCTTAAGTAACTGTATTAAAGCAAGTATAAAAATTGAGTGATACAATGTTCATTCTTTCCTAGTATACTCAACTTTATTTTCGTGGTCAATCATTGGAAACTCTAGTGAAATATGAACTTACCAATGACGGACTATTCACATTCCTTAAATCTGTACTAGTACAAATGAAACTCTGTATTATAAAACTGAATCAACTGTAAACCTCTATATCGCACAAAAAAACGACCTCAGCTCGAGGTCGTTTTACTTTTCTTCTTGTAATGAGTCATATACAGACTCTTTCTGTTCATTTATTTTTTTTGTTGCATCATTGAAAGCATTAATCGCTGATTGAACAAGTTCGTTTTGCACATTGACTTTCGTTACATGTTCCTGAAGTTCTTCTTGTTGAGTTTCTTCATTCGCTAGCATTTCATATAAATCACTTTGTAAGTCAGTTAATTTTTGATATTCATCACTTACGACATCATGTGCTTCATATCGCGCATCCATTGTAGCTTGTAATTCAGATACCGAAGATTTGATTTGATCTTCTTTTGCCTCTTCTACTATTTTATCTAATGAAGAAAGTGATTCTTGGGCGCCTTTAATCGAATCATTCTCTTCTTTTAATAGAGTTAATCTTTCAGTTAATGATAATTTCATCTCTTCAACTTTTGCACCGACTTTTTCTTTCTGTTCTTGAGTAAGTTCCATCGTTTGGTTAAAAGTCAGTTGTTCTTTCTTTTCTAATTCAGCCAATTTTGCTTGTGCGTCACGATATCCTTGTTCTTCTTCATATATTTTAGTTAATGAATCGGATAATTGCTGCTCAACAGATGTTCCGATTGAACATGCAGAGAGTAATAGTGAAGTAGACAAAACGGTACCAATTACAATTTTTTTCATTTCATAACCTCCCAAATCTTTTTTTACTATAGACCTTCAAGTGAAAAATTTCAACTTCACTAAATTCGTCATTTTCGTTTGCACAAGGGCTAACCTTCGCTATACTAATTAAAGACTGAAAGTAGGAAAGGAAGACCACGATGTTTGTAATGAAAGATATTATCCGCGAAGGACATCCAACTTTGCGAAAAAAAGCGCAGGAAGTAGATTTCCCTCTATGCACTGAAGATGCCAAATTGGCACAGGACTTATTGGACTATGTGAAAAACAGTCAAGATTCGGAAATGGTGGGACGATATGACTTGCGTCCTGGAATCGGAATAGCTGCACCCCAAGTCAATGTATCAAAGCGTATGTTTGCACTTCACTTACCGGACGATGAACTAAGTCTAGTTGCCATAAATCCAAAAATAATTAGTCACTCAGTTGAAAAAACGTATATTACTGTTGGAGAAGGTTGTTTATCTGTTGACCGTGCAATAGAAGGTTATGTTCCTAGATATGCACGCATAACCGCCAAAGGTATTTATCCAGATGGAAAAGAATTTAAACTGCGTTTAAAAGGCTTACCAGCGATCGCTTTTCAACACGAGTTGGATCACTTGAACGGGATTATGTTTTTCGATCACATCAACAAGAAAAATCCATTTGAAGAAATCCCTGATGCTGTTCCTTATGAACGAAAATAATAAAGGTTCCCAATAATTTTGGGAACCTTTTTGCTGTTTATTTGAATTAAATAAGCTTTAAATATCTCATGGCATTTACTAAACCATCTTCGTCAACATGGGTGGTAACATATTTAGCACGTTTCAACGCTTCTTCATGTCCATTCCCCATACAAACGCCAAAACCTACCGCCTCCAACATTTCGATATCATTCAGCCCGTCTCCAAAAGCAATCGTGTCTTCAACTGCGATTTGAAGTTTTTCACATAAAAAATATACAGCATTGGCTTTTGAAGCCCCATTTGGCAAAATATCAGTAGATACACGATGCCATCTGACGAATTTCAAAAGCGGGAAATTTTCTTTGTATGCCTTTTCTTCTTCTAAAGAGCAAAATAAAAGCGCTTGATAAATTTTTTGATTAAGATAAAAATCTTTTTCGAAAGCAGGATGAGGAAACTTCAGGGTACTGATGCTTTCTTCCACATGAGGATGATATGTACTAGAGGCAATCATTTTTTCAGCATTCATATATACCATCGGATGATTTTTGATTTCCGCGTAGGCCGATACTGACTTGAGTAGTTCAAGATCAATTTGTGTTTTGGACACCACTTCACCTTTATAGACAATATATTGACCGTTAAAACATATGTACGAGTCAATCTCTAATTCTTTTAGAACATCCTGAATCATAAAAGGTGCTCGTCCAGTAGCGATAAAAACTTCATGCCCGTTTTTTCGAGCTTCGAATACTGCTTCTTTCGCTTTGATTGGTAACTTTTTATCGGAATTATATAAGGTTCCGTCAATATCAAAAAACAATACTTTTCTCAAAACTTTCATCCTTTCTTTTGTCCTCCAGTCTACTAAAGACGGGAACCCTTTACAAAAGTTGCAATTTTCTGTATAATGATGTACAAGGAGTGATTTGCCATGTTAAAGCGTCTAAAAAAGAAATTATTG from Paenisporosarcina sp. FSL H8-0542 encodes:
- a CDS encoding YkyA family protein, with the translated sequence MKKIVIGTVLSTSLLLSACSIGTSVEQQLSDSLTKIYEEEQGYRDAQAKLAELEKKEQLTFNQTMELTQEQKEKVGAKVEEMKLSLTERLTLLKEENDSIKGAQESLSSLDKIVEEAKEDQIKSSVSELQATMDARYEAHDVVSDEYQKLTDLQSDLYEMLANEETQQEELQEHVTKVNVQNELVQSAINAFNDATKKINEQKESVYDSLQEEK
- a CDS encoding Cof-type HAD-IIB family hydrolase — encoded protein: MRKVLFFDIDGTLYNSDKKLPIKAKEAVFEARKNGHEVFIATGRAPFMIQDVLKELEIDSYICFNGQYIVYKGEVVSKTQIDLELLKSVSAYAEIKNHPMVYMNAEKMIASSTYHPHVEESISTLKFPHPAFEKDFYLNQKIYQALLFCSLEEEKAYKENFPLLKFVRWHRVSTDILPNGASKANAVYFLCEKLQIAVEDTIAFGDGLNDIEMLEAVGFGVCMGNGHEEALKRAKYVTTHVDEDGLVNAMRYLKLI
- the def gene encoding peptide deformylase, which produces MFVMKDIIREGHPTLRKKAQEVDFPLCTEDAKLAQDLLDYVKNSQDSEMVGRYDLRPGIGIAAPQVNVSKRMFALHLPDDELSLVAINPKIISHSVEKTYITVGEGCLSVDRAIEGYVPRYARITAKGIYPDGKEFKLRLKGLPAIAFQHELDHLNGIMFFDHINKKNPFEEIPDAVPYERK
- the pdhA gene encoding pyruvate dehydrogenase (acetyl-transferring) E1 component subunit alpha, with the translated sequence MAAKNAKQLGPVETLQAIEEKFEMFQILNEEGEIVNKDADPNLSDDELVELMRRMVYTRILDQRSISLNRQGRLGFYAPTAGQEASQLASHYALEKEDFILPGYRDVPQMIWHGLPLSQAFLFSRGHFMGNQIPENVKVFPPQIIIGAQIIQAAGVALGMQKRGKKSVAVTYTGDGGSSQGDFYEGINFAGAFRSPAIFIVQNNQYAISTPRELQTAAKTIAQKGIAAGIPSILVDGMDPLAVYVATRDARERAVNGEGPTLIETLCYRYGPHTMAGDDPTRYRTSDTDSEWEKKDPLVRFRAYLEAKDLWNEEKENEVIEQAKEEIKDAIKTADAAPKQKVTDLMEIMYDPNVEMPYHLKEQYELYKEKESK
- a CDS encoding alpha-ketoacid dehydrogenase subunit beta → MAQMTMIQAITDALRTELKNDENVLVFGEDVGNNGGVFRATEGLQKEFGEDRVFDTPLAESGIGGLAVGLSLEGFRPVPEIQFFGFVYEVMDSISGQLARMRFRSGGKYNAPVTIRSPFGGGVHTPEMHADSLEGLVASQPGLKVVIPSSPYDAKGLLISAIRDNDPVIFLEHMKLYRSFREEVPEEEYTIPLGKAEVKREGTDLTIIAYGAMVHDSLKAAEELEKENYSVEVIDLRTVQPLDIETIIASVEKTGRAVVVQEAQKQAGIAANVVAEINERAILSLEAPVLRVFAPDTIFPFAQAESVWLPNSKDIVLTAKKVLTF